A window from Chiloscyllium punctatum isolate Juve2018m chromosome 3, sChiPun1.3, whole genome shotgun sequence encodes these proteins:
- the klf11a gene encoding Krueppel-like factor 11a: MRCNSPCQAAEMGDLRNGEIMGIYESILERKRHDSERSSGSTLEQNDIDAVEALVCMSSWGQRTQKGDLLKIRPLTPASDTDSVHCEAVPPMLQKDYHSLSLLCMTPPHSPGVVESGNAALVTQLTYTKPTTVTANNRVYSVNTMTAKPALVNIQEFSSKKLLSAEPTVTHHCRSVATSVIRHTADNSPCNHIPSSPLTERLDSNSQNDRTEVKRKISSQCKHTKDMCTSTEFANKCCLQQNCNGPVTKDQQQIVPSLALPCEPNKVDIEHQKLAKSLPTGLPSVPVTKSPVICQMFPVNGGGQRGGGGVISTFIQTQARPCVKPAVTQMAPASQPVLVGTTVQPGAVMFVLPQPSATQSPSGQQTVMTVGNTKLLPLAPAPVFVSSGQNCVPQMDFSRRRNYICSFTGCRKTYFKSSHLKAHLRTHTGEKPFNCIWEGCDKKFARSDELSRHRRTHTGEKKFICPVCDRRFMRSDHLTKHARRHMTTKKVPNWQAEVNKLNKVAASGPSVRNPAVSMTSVMISPPTSTQMREPTEKVCTMLSEN; encoded by the exons ATGCGGTGTAATTCTCCATGTCAAGCTGCTGAGATGGGAGATCTGCGCAAT GGTGAAATTATGGGCATTTATGAGTCAATATTAGAAAGGAAACGCCATGACAGCGAACGGTCTTCTGGCAGTACATTGGAACAGAATGATATCGATGCTGTGGAGGCTCTTGTTTGTATGAGTTCTTGGGGTCAAAGGACACAAAAAGGGGATCTCTTAAAAATTCGCCCTCTGACACCTGCGTCAGACACAGATTCTGTACACTGTGAAGCTGTACCTCCAATGTTGCAGAAGGACTACCACTCATTATCTTTACTT TGTATGACTCCACCACATAGTCCTGGTGTTGTTGAATCAGGTAATGCTGCCTTGGTGACACAGCTTACTTACACAAAGCCAACCACAGTCACAGCAAACAACAGAGTCTATTCAGTCAACACCATGACTGCAAAGCCTGCCTTAGTGAACATTCAGGAGTTTTCATCTAAGAAGCTTCTATCAGCTGAACCAACTGTTACTCATCATTGCAGGTCGGTAGCTACTAGTGTCATCCGTCATACTGCTGACAATTCTCCCTGCAACCACATTCCTTCATCACCACTGACTGAAAGACTAGACTCAAACAGCCAAAATGATAGGACAGAAGTGAAAAGGAAAATATCAAGCCAATGTAAGCACACTAAGGACATGTGCACTTCTACAGAGTTTGCAAATAAATGCTGTTTGCAGCAGAATTGCAATGGCCCAGTTACCAAGGACCAACAACAAATAGTGCCTTCCTTAGCACTGCCTTGTGAGCCAAACAAAGTTGATATCGAACATCAGAAATTAGCCAAGTCATTGCCAACAGGCTTACCATCTGTACCTGTGACAAAGTCTCCAGTTATTTGTCAAATGTTTCCAGTGAAtggaggaggacaaagagggggagggggtgttatTTCCACATTCATCCAAACGCAGGCCAGACCCTGTGTAAAGCCTGCAGTTACCCAGATGGCTCCAGCTTCTCAACCTGTTTTGGTGGGAACGACCGTGCAACCAGGGGCTGTGATGTTTGTACTACCCCAACCCTCTGCCACTCAGTCACCTTCAGGACAACAGACAGTGATGACAGTCGGCAACACAAAGCTACTGCCACTTGCGCCCGCTCCAGTCTTTGTCTCGTCTGGCCAAAACTGTGTACCTCAGATGGATTTCTCGCGAAGACGCAATTACATTTGCAGCTTTACTGGATGCAGGAAGACCTACTTCAAAAGTTCACACTTAAAAGCACATCTCCGAACTCATACAG GGGAGAAGCCATTTAACTGTATCTGGGAAGGATGTGACAAAAAGTTTGCACGCTCGGATGAGCTTTCACGACACCGCAGAACTCACACCGGAGAAAAGAAGTTCATATGTCCTGTTTGCGATCGACGTTTCATGCGCAGTGACCACCTCACCAAACACGCTCGACGTCACATGACAACAAAGAAAGTGCCCAACTGGCAGGCTGAGGTTAACAAACTGAATAAAGTTGCTGCCTCAGGACCATCTGTCAGGAATCCTGCCGTCTCCATGACCAGTGTAATGATTTCGCCACCAACCTCTACCCAAATGAGAGAACCCACAGAGAAAGTTTGCACTATGTTGTCAGAAAATTAA